In one window of Mus pahari chromosome 3, PAHARI_EIJ_v1.1, whole genome shotgun sequence DNA:
- the LOC110319436 gene encoding olfactory receptor 5I1-like, whose translation MQKPKFLQIMSLANSTVKTEFYLLGFSDHPELQSLLFAVFFFIYSITLMGNIGMILLITASPNLHIPMYFFLCMLSFVDACYSSVIAPKLLVDLISDKKVISYNGCATQLYFFCSLVDTESFLLAAMAYDRYIAICNPLLYTVIMSKRVCTQLAFGAFLGGTMSSIIHTTNTFQLSFCSKEINHFFCDISPLFSLSCTDTYTHDIILVVFASLVEAVSLLAVLLSYMYIIVAILKTGSAEGRKKGFSTCASHLTVVTIYHGTLIFIYLRPSTGHSMDIDKMTSVFYTLIIPMLNPLIYSLRNKDVKYAFRKIMSKKSFS comes from the coding sequence ATGCAGAAACCAAAATTTCTACAAATAATGAGTCTGGCGAACAGCACTGTGAAGACTGAATTCTATCTCCTGGGATTCAGTGATCATCCAGAGCTCCAGAGTCTCCTATTTGCTGTGTTTTTCTTCATCTACTCCATTACTCTGATGGGGAATATTGGCATGATCTTATTGATCACAGCCAGTCCTAATTTACACattcccatgtactttttcctctgtATGCTGTCCTTCGTAGATGCATGTTACTCTTCTGTCATTGCCCCCAAATTACTTGTGGATCTGATTTCTGACAAGAAGGTGATTTCTTACAATGGCTGTGCTACGCAGCTGTATTTTTTCTGCTCTCTGGTTGATACAGAATCTTTCCTGTTGGCTGCCATGGCCTATGACAGGTACATTGCAATCTGTAACCCCCTGCTCTATACTGTAATTATGTCCAAGAGAGTCTGTACTCAGCTGGCATTTGGAGCATTCTTGGGTGGAACTATGAGTTCAATAATTCACACTACTAATACTTTCCAGTTGTCATTCTGCTCCAAAGAAATTAACCATTTCTTTTGTGATATCTCTCcactcttctctttgtcttgcACTGATACCTACACACATGACATTATACTGGTGGTGTTCGCAAGTTTGGTGGAAGCTGTCTCTCTTCTTGCTGTTCTGCTCTCCTATATGTATATTATAGTGGCCATTCTTAAAACAGGTTctgcagagggaagaaagaaagggttctCTACTTGTGCTTCTCACCTGACAGTAGTCACTATTTATCATGGTACtctgattttcatttatttgcgTCCTAGTACAGGACATTCGATGGATATTGACAAAATGACTTCTGTGTTCTATACATTGATTATACCCATGCTTAATCCCTTGATATATAGTCTCAGGAACAAAGACGTCAAATATGCATTTAGAAAAATTATGAGCAAGAAATCATTTTCTTAG